In Sebastes fasciatus isolate fSebFas1 chromosome 24, fSebFas1.pri, whole genome shotgun sequence, the following are encoded in one genomic region:
- the LOC141763298 gene encoding uncharacterized protein LOC141763298: MPRELKIARLAELEEQLECQSGVPSRSGRRRAPPEGTPPTKKARKVDCLATKVDTLTSEFAEIKALLLNLQPGRVNATQPTPPGWDEDALSTRASCSQFCEDRPGQGELVASSHASDTCSRQSGSGSRAGSESAPATVKPVVRMALARLGVDEAPTAGTSSSAFFRWAPPLAGFSVPPSQPYIEELHKCWPDPKSLSHHTTDGRALASMQNADTYGLGKMPAVEPSIAALIVSPNEVLRPDARCPRPQCRITDDFLVKAYETAARMGRVRSYHKGAWQTTVDPYADSPAGMAGPISAFGAGPEGPPHSPRGSGGAVWHSRPWSVESRRTRLGSSLLASGNLRLYGDSGPHRVVVPAALGFQLVLIRTRGPRRLQHGRCLKREGVGGQGIAPPGTQRARGEDPDAPGPAVGRFSQQQLSCWESSTSDPWVVATLSQGYNLQFRRRPPVFSGIRLSTVRDPTKSQALRQEVATLLGKGAIEELGLETQQGGFYSVYFLIPKREGGFRPILDLRGLNTFLKVLPFHMLSTADVLQNVTRHSWFTSIDLKDSYFHVPIALPHRQYLCFAFEGKAFQFKVLPFGLSLAPRVFTRCMRAALAPMQARGMLILPYLDDWLICALTREQAERDTASLLHHMTRLGLTVNHAKSCLIPSQRVVFIGLTLDSRHMLAFPTPRRVNAILQLLLRFRKNRRLRYSLFLRLLGMLTSVTSVVPLGLLYLRPFQIWINGLQLDPKSHRSKRVRVSCRCLLALRPWRAGAYLARGISLGSIPSRREVVVTDASPSGWGAVWQHRAIRGLWTAQEAAEHINVLELRAIYLALRKFLPHLRGRHVIVRSDNKSAVYHVNRQGGTRSPRLLQVARRLLVWAFPCFSSLRAMYLPGPQNVVADFLSRQKPPAGEWRLHPEVVEEIWRKYGAAEVDLFASEASTHCPLWFSLTETASPLGQDALAHPWPDCLLYAFPPFPLIAVTLHRIQHGNNRLLLVAPNWPGRPWFPGMHRLLDGVPWCLPKRQDLLSQLGGRIWHPNPDRLQLWVWPLRSRTHS; the protein is encoded by the exons ATGCCACGGGAGCTGAAGATAGCTCGATTAGCTGAGCTAGAAGAGCAGCTCGAGTGCCAGTCGGGTGTACCTTCACGGAGTGGGCGGAGACGCGCCCCACCTGAGGGGACCCCACCTACAAAAAAGGCACGGAAAGTGGACTGTTTGGCAACTAAGGTCGACACGCTAACATCAGAGTTTGCTGAGATTAAAGCGCTGCTCCTTAACCTTCAGCCAGGCAGGGTGAACGCAACCCAGCCTACCCCACCGGGATGGGATGAGGATGCCCTGTCTACAAGGGCTTCCTGTAGCCAGTTCTGTGAGGACCGGCCTGGACAGGGAGAGCTAGTAGCCTCCTCCCACGCTTCTGACACCTGTTCCCGGCAATCAGGAAGTGGGTCCAGGGCAGGCTCAGAGTCTGCTCCAGCGACAGTTAAGCCAGTGGTCCGTATGGCTCTGGCACGCTTAGGCGTGGATGAGGCCCCGACTGCGGGCACCTCATCCAGtgcattttttaggtgggccccgCCCCTGGCGGGTTTCTCTGTTCCACCCTCCCAGCCATACATTGAGGAGCTCCACAAATGCTGGCCAGACCCGAAATCGCTTTCCCACCACACCACTGACGGCAGGGCCTTAGCTTCAATGCAGAACGCTGACACTTACGGACTGGGTAAGATGCCAGCAGTGGAGCCATCTATTGCCGCCCTTATTGTGTCTCCCAATGAGGTCTTGAGGCCTGATGCTCGCTGTCCCAGGCCCCAGTGTCGCATCACAGACGACTTTCTAGTCAAGGCTTATGAAACAGCGGCACGCATGGGCC GCGTTCGGTCTTATCACAAGGGAGCTTGGCAGACTACTGTCGACCCTTACGCTGACTCGCCGGCAGGTATGGCTGGCCCAATCTCCGCTTTCGGAGCCGGGCCGGAGGGCCCTCCGCACTCTCCCCGTGGTTCCGGGGGAGCTGTTTGGCACAGCAGGCCTTGGAGCGTGGAATCCAGGCGAACCAGACTCGGCAGCAGTTTGCTAGCTTCCGGGAACCTACGCCTTTATGGCGACAGCGGCCCCCACAGGGTGGTGGTACCAGCCGCCCTCGGCTTCCAGCTCGTCCTGATACGTACCCGAGGACCTCGCAGGCTCCAGCACGGCCGGTGCCTCAAGCGAGAAGGGGTCGGGGGTCAGGGTATCGCCCCCCCAGGTACCCAAAGGGCCAGAGGGGAAGATCCTGATGCCCCGGGGCCGGCAGTCGGACgcttctcccagcagcaactcaGCTGCTGGGAAAGCAGCACTTCAGACCCTTGGGTGGTGGCTACGCTTTCCCAAGGGTACAATCTCCAATTCCGACGCCGACCCCCAGTTTTCAGTGGGATCAGACTGTCCACGGTCAGAGATCCCACAAAGTCCCAGGCACTCAGACAAGAAGTAGCCACCCTCCTGGGGAAGGGTGCCATCGAAGAGCTGGGGCTAGAGACACAGCAAGGTGGGTTTTactcagtttattttctgattccaaAGAGAGAGGGTGGGTTTCGCCCTATACTGGACTTACGAGGGCTGAACACATTTCTGAAGGTGTTGCCCTTCCACATGCTGAGTACAGCAGATGTGCTCCAAAACGTGACACGGCACAGTTGGTTCACATCCATCGATTTAAAGGACTCATACTTTCACGTCCCAATAGCACTACCTCACAGGCAGTACCTGTGCTTCGCATTCGAAGGCAAGGCCTTCCAATTCAAGGTGCTCCCATTTGGTCTTTCCCTTGCCCCACGGGTCTTCACAAGGTGCATGAGGGCGGCACTCGCCCCGATGCAAGCCAGGGGGATGCTTATCCTCCCATACCTGGACGATTGGCTAATTTGTGCTCTGACCAGGGAACAGGCAGAACGGGACACTGCGTCCCTTCTGCATCACATGACGAGGTTGGGCCTTACCGTCAACCATGCCAAGAGTTGTCTCATACCCAGCCAAAGGGTAGTGTTCATTGGTTTAACTCTGGACTCCCGCCATATGCTGGCCTTCCCAACACCAAGACGAGTAAACGCCatactccagctcctcctccggttCCGGAAGAACAGGAGGTTGAGGTACAGCCTGTTTCTCAGGCTGTTAGGTATGTTgacgtcagtaacatcagtagtgcCACTGGGCCTCCTGTACTTACGGCCATTCCAAATTTGGATCAATGGTCTCCAATTAGATCCAAAGTCCCACAGATCCAAGAGAGTCAGGGTGTCCTGCCGATGCCTCCTTGCTTTGCGGCCATGGAGAGCCGGGGCATATCTGGCCAGGGGCATCTCATTGGGTTCGATTCCCTCACGTCGCGAGGTGGTGGTGACCGATGCTTCGCCCTCCGGCTGGGGGGCAGTATGGCAGCACAGAGCGATAAGGGGGCTCTGGACAGCACAGGAAGCGGCGGAGCACATAAATGTGCTCGAGCTCCGTGCTATATATTTGGCACTTCGCAAATTCCTACCACATTTGAGAGGCAGGCATGTTATTGTACGGTCCGACAACAAGTCAGCTGTCTACCATGTGAACCGGCAAGGGGGCACCAGATCACCCCGGTTGCTACAGGTGGCACGGAGACTTCTGGTATGGGCTTTCCCTTGTTTTTCCAGCCTCAGGGCCATGTATCTGCCAGGGCCACAGAATGTGGTGGCAGACTTTCTCTCCCGCCAGAAACCCCCTGCGGGCGAGTGGAGGCTCCACCCAGAGGTGGTAGAGGAGATATGGcgcaaatatggcgcagcagagGTGGACCTGTTTGCCTCAGAAGCCTCAACGCACTGCCCTCTTTGGTTCTCCCTGACGGAGACAGCAAGCCCGTTGGGACAGGATGCCCTGGCACACCCATGGCCAGATTGCCTCCTCTATGCCTTCCCACCATTCCCACTGATAGCAGTAACGCTACACAGAATACAGCACGGCAACAACAGACTCCTGTTGGTCGCCCCAAACTGGCCGGGGAGACCCTGGTTTCCGGGGATGCACAGGCTTCTGGACGGAGTTCCATGGTGCCTGCCCAAGAGGCAAGACTTGCTCTCACAACTGGGGGGCCGCATCTGGCATCCGAACCCGGATCGCCTACAGCTTTGGGTATGGCCCCTGAGGAGCCGGACCCACTCCTAA